A genomic window from Melanotaenia boesemani isolate fMelBoe1 chromosome 15, fMelBoe1.pri, whole genome shotgun sequence includes:
- the akap10 gene encoding A-kinase anchor protein 10, mitochondrial isoform X1, which yields MSFFKRKAKSKEPENVTDAKVNRTPVSPHSLSPGLRNHNAIQEAAGPSHVAINAISANMDSFARGRTAILKKQPSHMEAAHFGDLGHSSVNYQPQETRSRLCKTVDQVLRDNMAMPHYMHFMEQQGADHLVRFWLEAESFRSTSWSRVRAHSLNSVKHSSLAEPVPISPDSSELREVAPGSPSVLSQISSSEGVTALSDRRGSSSTDESLRPSTPRAETPSRQAPSRTGTPCKGQPNSSLRDLSDKLMKSIEKDAVTIFTKYVSPDAARPIPITEQIRNDIVAKICGEDGMVDPNCFVIAQSVVLTILEQQHFMEFLRSHHFCKYQIEVLTSGSVFLADILFSESALFYFSEYMEKEEAMNVLQFWLAADNFQNQLAAKRGQYDGQEAQNDAMILYDKYFSLQATNPLGFGDSVRMEIESNICREGGPLPECFTTPLRQAWTTMEKVYMPGFLSSNLYYKYLSDLINSVRADEFVNVSSQGQGGPMDNDRSSSNASEGSQTQQGSKKTLIKILKNFDEAITVDVASLDPESLYQRPYAGKMTFGKVNELGQFIREAEPEPDVKKSKGSMFSQAMKKWVQGNSDEAQEEMAWQIAKMIVNDVVHQSNHSSPGKSTKL from the exons ATGTCGTTTTTTAAGAGGAAAG CCAAAAGCAAGGAACCTGAGAACGTGACCGATGCTAAAGTCAACAGAA CTCCAGTCAGCCCTCACTCTCTATCGCCTGGACTGAGGAACCACAATGCCATCCAGGAAGCTGCTGGGCCCAGCCATGTGGCCATCAACGCTATATCTGCCAACATGGACTCTTTCGCTCGCGGCCGCACCGCCATCCTCAAGAAGCAGCCGAGCCACATGGAGGCGGCGCACTTTGGAGACCTTG GTCATTCCAGTGTGAACTATCAGCCACAGGAGACCCGCTCTCGACTCTGCAAGACAGTGGATCAGGTCCTTCGAGACAATATGGCAATGCCACACTATATGCATTTCATGGAGCAACAAGGTGCTGACCACCTGGTTCGGTTCTGGCTGGAGGCTGAGAGCTTCCGCTCTACCAGCTGGTCGCGTGTCAGAGCACACAGCCTCAACTCCGTCAAACACAGCTCGTTGGCCGAGCCGGTGCCCATCTCTCCAGATAGCTCAGAGCTCCGAGAAGTTGCCCCAGGCTCGCCCAGCGTCCTATCCCAGATCAGTAGCAGCGAAGGAGTCACAGCGCTGTCGGATCGACGGGGCTCCTCCAGCACAGATGAAAGCCTCAGACCCAGCACGCCTCGAGCAGAGACACCCAGCAGGCAGGCGCCTTCCAGGACAGGAACTCCCTGCAAGGGGCAGCCAAACAGTAGTCTGCGAGACCTCTCTGATAAACTCATGAAAA GTATAGAAAAGGATGCTGTTACCATCTTCACCAAGTACGTCTCTCCAGATGCCGCGAGGCCCATCCCCATCACAGAACAGATCAGAAATGACATAGTCG CTAAAATTTGTGGAGAAGACGGGATGGTGGACCCAAACTGCTTTGTCATTGCACAGTCGGTAGTCCTCACCATATTGGAACAACA GCACTTTATGGAATTCCTGCGGAGCCATCATTTCTGTAAATACCAGATTGAAGTGTTGACTAGTGGCTCTGTGTTCCTGGCTGACATCTTGTTCAGTGAGTCGGCTCTCTTCTACTTCTCGGAG TACATGGAGAAGGAAGAGGCGATGAATGTATTGCAGTTCTGGTTGGCAGCAGACAATTTCCAGAACCAGCTAGCAGCTAAAAGGGGCCAGTATGACGGCCAGGAGGCTCAAAATGATGCAATGATCCTCTATGACAA GTATTTCTCACTCCAGGCCACCAACCCTCTGGGCTTTGGCGACTCTGTGCGGATGGAGATAGAGTCAAATATCTGCCGAGAAGGAGGGCCTCTCCCCGAGTGTTTCACCACTCCACTCAGACAGGCCTGGACGACCATGGAGAAG GTCTACATGCCCGGATTCCTGTCGAGCAACCTTTATTACAAATACTTGAGCGACCTCATCAATTCGGTGCGAGCAGATGAGTTTGTGAATGTCAGCAGCCAGGGTCAGGGCGGTCCGATGGACAATGACCGCTCGAGTTCAAATGCCAGCGAGGGCTCTCAGACTCAG CAGGGTTCCAAAAAAACGTTGATTAAGATCTTGAAGAACTTTGACGAGGCGATCACGGTGGACGTTGCCAGTCTGGACCCCGAGTCCTTGTACCAGCGGCCCTATGCTGG AAAGATGACTTTTGGGAAGGTAAATGAGCTGGGCCAGTTTATCAGGGAggcagagccagagccagatgTGAAGAAATCCAAAG GTTCCATGTTTTCTCAAGCCATGAAGAAATGGGTTCAAGGCAACTCGGATGAG GCTCAGGAGGAGATGGCGTGGCAGATTGCAAAGATGATTGTTAATGATGTTGTCCACCAGTCAAACCATAGCAGCCCTGGCAAATCCACCAAG TTATGA
- the akap10 gene encoding A-kinase anchor protein 10, mitochondrial isoform X2 has protein sequence MSFFKRKAKSKEPENVTDAKVNRTPVSPHSLSPGLRNHNAIQEAAGPSHVAINAISANMDSFARGRTAILKKQPSHMEAAHFGDLGHSSVNYQPQETRSRLCKTVDQVLRDNMAMPHYMHFMEQQGADHLVRFWLEAESFRSTSWSRVRAHSLNSVKHSSLAEPVPISPDSSELREVAPGSPSVLSQISSSEGVTALSDRRGSSSTDESLRPSTPRAETPSRQAPSRTGTPCKGQPNSSLRDLSDKLMKSIEKDAVTIFTKYVSPDAARPIPITEQIRNDIVAKICGEDGMVDPNCFVIAQSVVLTILEQQHFMEFLRSHHFCKYQIEVLTSGSVFLADILFSESALFYFSEYMEKEEAMNVLQFWLAADNFQNQLAAKRGQYDGQEAQNDAMILYDKYFSLQATNPLGFGDSVRMEIESNICREGGPLPECFTTPLRQAWTTMEKVYMPGFLSSNLYYKYLSDLINSVRADEFVNVSSQGQGGPMDNDRSSSNASEGSQTQGSKKTLIKILKNFDEAITVDVASLDPESLYQRPYAGKMTFGKVNELGQFIREAEPEPDVKKSKGSMFSQAMKKWVQGNSDEAQEEMAWQIAKMIVNDVVHQSNHSSPGKSTKL, from the exons ATGTCGTTTTTTAAGAGGAAAG CCAAAAGCAAGGAACCTGAGAACGTGACCGATGCTAAAGTCAACAGAA CTCCAGTCAGCCCTCACTCTCTATCGCCTGGACTGAGGAACCACAATGCCATCCAGGAAGCTGCTGGGCCCAGCCATGTGGCCATCAACGCTATATCTGCCAACATGGACTCTTTCGCTCGCGGCCGCACCGCCATCCTCAAGAAGCAGCCGAGCCACATGGAGGCGGCGCACTTTGGAGACCTTG GTCATTCCAGTGTGAACTATCAGCCACAGGAGACCCGCTCTCGACTCTGCAAGACAGTGGATCAGGTCCTTCGAGACAATATGGCAATGCCACACTATATGCATTTCATGGAGCAACAAGGTGCTGACCACCTGGTTCGGTTCTGGCTGGAGGCTGAGAGCTTCCGCTCTACCAGCTGGTCGCGTGTCAGAGCACACAGCCTCAACTCCGTCAAACACAGCTCGTTGGCCGAGCCGGTGCCCATCTCTCCAGATAGCTCAGAGCTCCGAGAAGTTGCCCCAGGCTCGCCCAGCGTCCTATCCCAGATCAGTAGCAGCGAAGGAGTCACAGCGCTGTCGGATCGACGGGGCTCCTCCAGCACAGATGAAAGCCTCAGACCCAGCACGCCTCGAGCAGAGACACCCAGCAGGCAGGCGCCTTCCAGGACAGGAACTCCCTGCAAGGGGCAGCCAAACAGTAGTCTGCGAGACCTCTCTGATAAACTCATGAAAA GTATAGAAAAGGATGCTGTTACCATCTTCACCAAGTACGTCTCTCCAGATGCCGCGAGGCCCATCCCCATCACAGAACAGATCAGAAATGACATAGTCG CTAAAATTTGTGGAGAAGACGGGATGGTGGACCCAAACTGCTTTGTCATTGCACAGTCGGTAGTCCTCACCATATTGGAACAACA GCACTTTATGGAATTCCTGCGGAGCCATCATTTCTGTAAATACCAGATTGAAGTGTTGACTAGTGGCTCTGTGTTCCTGGCTGACATCTTGTTCAGTGAGTCGGCTCTCTTCTACTTCTCGGAG TACATGGAGAAGGAAGAGGCGATGAATGTATTGCAGTTCTGGTTGGCAGCAGACAATTTCCAGAACCAGCTAGCAGCTAAAAGGGGCCAGTATGACGGCCAGGAGGCTCAAAATGATGCAATGATCCTCTATGACAA GTATTTCTCACTCCAGGCCACCAACCCTCTGGGCTTTGGCGACTCTGTGCGGATGGAGATAGAGTCAAATATCTGCCGAGAAGGAGGGCCTCTCCCCGAGTGTTTCACCACTCCACTCAGACAGGCCTGGACGACCATGGAGAAG GTCTACATGCCCGGATTCCTGTCGAGCAACCTTTATTACAAATACTTGAGCGACCTCATCAATTCGGTGCGAGCAGATGAGTTTGTGAATGTCAGCAGCCAGGGTCAGGGCGGTCCGATGGACAATGACCGCTCGAGTTCAAATGCCAGCGAGGGCTCTCAGACTCAG GGTTCCAAAAAAACGTTGATTAAGATCTTGAAGAACTTTGACGAGGCGATCACGGTGGACGTTGCCAGTCTGGACCCCGAGTCCTTGTACCAGCGGCCCTATGCTGG AAAGATGACTTTTGGGAAGGTAAATGAGCTGGGCCAGTTTATCAGGGAggcagagccagagccagatgTGAAGAAATCCAAAG GTTCCATGTTTTCTCAAGCCATGAAGAAATGGGTTCAAGGCAACTCGGATGAG GCTCAGGAGGAGATGGCGTGGCAGATTGCAAAGATGATTGTTAATGATGTTGTCCACCAGTCAAACCATAGCAGCCCTGGCAAATCCACCAAG TTATGA
- the akap10 gene encoding A-kinase anchor protein 10, mitochondrial isoform X3, with translation MSFFKRKAPVSPHSLSPGLRNHNAIQEAAGPSHVAINAISANMDSFARGRTAILKKQPSHMEAAHFGDLGHSSVNYQPQETRSRLCKTVDQVLRDNMAMPHYMHFMEQQGADHLVRFWLEAESFRSTSWSRVRAHSLNSVKHSSLAEPVPISPDSSELREVAPGSPSVLSQISSSEGVTALSDRRGSSSTDESLRPSTPRAETPSRQAPSRTGTPCKGQPNSSLRDLSDKLMKSIEKDAVTIFTKYVSPDAARPIPITEQIRNDIVAKICGEDGMVDPNCFVIAQSVVLTILEQQHFMEFLRSHHFCKYQIEVLTSGSVFLADILFSESALFYFSEYMEKEEAMNVLQFWLAADNFQNQLAAKRGQYDGQEAQNDAMILYDKYFSLQATNPLGFGDSVRMEIESNICREGGPLPECFTTPLRQAWTTMEKVYMPGFLSSNLYYKYLSDLINSVRADEFVNVSSQGQGGPMDNDRSSSNASEGSQTQQGSKKTLIKILKNFDEAITVDVASLDPESLYQRPYAGKMTFGKVNELGQFIREAEPEPDVKKSKGSMFSQAMKKWVQGNSDEAQEEMAWQIAKMIVNDVVHQSNHSSPGKSTKL, from the exons ATGTCGTTTTTTAAGAGGAAAG CTCCAGTCAGCCCTCACTCTCTATCGCCTGGACTGAGGAACCACAATGCCATCCAGGAAGCTGCTGGGCCCAGCCATGTGGCCATCAACGCTATATCTGCCAACATGGACTCTTTCGCTCGCGGCCGCACCGCCATCCTCAAGAAGCAGCCGAGCCACATGGAGGCGGCGCACTTTGGAGACCTTG GTCATTCCAGTGTGAACTATCAGCCACAGGAGACCCGCTCTCGACTCTGCAAGACAGTGGATCAGGTCCTTCGAGACAATATGGCAATGCCACACTATATGCATTTCATGGAGCAACAAGGTGCTGACCACCTGGTTCGGTTCTGGCTGGAGGCTGAGAGCTTCCGCTCTACCAGCTGGTCGCGTGTCAGAGCACACAGCCTCAACTCCGTCAAACACAGCTCGTTGGCCGAGCCGGTGCCCATCTCTCCAGATAGCTCAGAGCTCCGAGAAGTTGCCCCAGGCTCGCCCAGCGTCCTATCCCAGATCAGTAGCAGCGAAGGAGTCACAGCGCTGTCGGATCGACGGGGCTCCTCCAGCACAGATGAAAGCCTCAGACCCAGCACGCCTCGAGCAGAGACACCCAGCAGGCAGGCGCCTTCCAGGACAGGAACTCCCTGCAAGGGGCAGCCAAACAGTAGTCTGCGAGACCTCTCTGATAAACTCATGAAAA GTATAGAAAAGGATGCTGTTACCATCTTCACCAAGTACGTCTCTCCAGATGCCGCGAGGCCCATCCCCATCACAGAACAGATCAGAAATGACATAGTCG CTAAAATTTGTGGAGAAGACGGGATGGTGGACCCAAACTGCTTTGTCATTGCACAGTCGGTAGTCCTCACCATATTGGAACAACA GCACTTTATGGAATTCCTGCGGAGCCATCATTTCTGTAAATACCAGATTGAAGTGTTGACTAGTGGCTCTGTGTTCCTGGCTGACATCTTGTTCAGTGAGTCGGCTCTCTTCTACTTCTCGGAG TACATGGAGAAGGAAGAGGCGATGAATGTATTGCAGTTCTGGTTGGCAGCAGACAATTTCCAGAACCAGCTAGCAGCTAAAAGGGGCCAGTATGACGGCCAGGAGGCTCAAAATGATGCAATGATCCTCTATGACAA GTATTTCTCACTCCAGGCCACCAACCCTCTGGGCTTTGGCGACTCTGTGCGGATGGAGATAGAGTCAAATATCTGCCGAGAAGGAGGGCCTCTCCCCGAGTGTTTCACCACTCCACTCAGACAGGCCTGGACGACCATGGAGAAG GTCTACATGCCCGGATTCCTGTCGAGCAACCTTTATTACAAATACTTGAGCGACCTCATCAATTCGGTGCGAGCAGATGAGTTTGTGAATGTCAGCAGCCAGGGTCAGGGCGGTCCGATGGACAATGACCGCTCGAGTTCAAATGCCAGCGAGGGCTCTCAGACTCAG CAGGGTTCCAAAAAAACGTTGATTAAGATCTTGAAGAACTTTGACGAGGCGATCACGGTGGACGTTGCCAGTCTGGACCCCGAGTCCTTGTACCAGCGGCCCTATGCTGG AAAGATGACTTTTGGGAAGGTAAATGAGCTGGGCCAGTTTATCAGGGAggcagagccagagccagatgTGAAGAAATCCAAAG GTTCCATGTTTTCTCAAGCCATGAAGAAATGGGTTCAAGGCAACTCGGATGAG GCTCAGGAGGAGATGGCGTGGCAGATTGCAAAGATGATTGTTAATGATGTTGTCCACCAGTCAAACCATAGCAGCCCTGGCAAATCCACCAAG TTATGA